The sequence below is a genomic window from Desulfovibrio sp. JC022.
ACTCTATCGCCGGGGCGACTTACTCCTCCGTAGGTACTGTGGACGCTGTCCGCAAGGCTATTGAGGTCTACCAGTCCATCAAGCCTGAGATCACCAACATTTGGAAGAACTCTTAAGGAGAAACCATGAGCCGTTTAGTAAAAGAATTTGCAAAAGGACTCTGGGATGAGCTTCCTCCGTTCAGAGTTCTGCTGGGACTTTGTCCCGTACTGGCTGTTACCTCCTCTGCGGAGAACGGCCTAGGCATGGGAATGGCGGTCATCTTTGTATTGACCATGTCCAACCTGATCATTTCCAGCATCAGAAAAATTATCCCTGCGAAAGTTCGTATCGCCTGCTTCATCGTTGTCACCGCATCACTGGTTGTTACGGTTGAGCTGCTCATGCAGGCCTACGCATATCCGCTTTACCAGAAGCTGGGCATCTTTGTTCCGCTGATTGTTGTTAACTGCCTGATCCTCGGTCGTGCTGAAGCGTTCGCTTCCAAGAACGGAGTGATCCTCTCCATTGCCGACGCTCTGGGTATGGGAATCGGTTTTGCCGCCTCCCTGACCTTTCTTGGCGCTCTCCGTGAAATTCTTGGTGCCGGAACTGTTTTCGGTGTTCCGGTCATGTGGGAATCATTTAATCCCGCAGGTTTCATGGTCATGGCTCCCGGTGCGTTTGTCGGCCTCGGTGTCATCCTTGCCGGTATGAATGCCTTCAACAGGTACCAGAGCCGTAAGAAGGGTGAGACCCCGCCGGATGTAATGAATTCCTCCTGTGCCTCTTGTGGTGCCTGCGGCGGAATCGAAAACCTTAAGGATAAATAGGGGAGAGTGCTAAAATGGAATACTTTCTGCTTTTTATCTCCGCCATTTTCATCAACAACATCGTACTGGTTCAGTACCTTGGTGCCTGCCCCTTCATGGGAACATCCAAGTCTACCGATGTTGCCATGGGCATGGGCGGAGCGGTTATATTTGTTACCTTGATGGCAACCGCCATTACCTGGCCCCTGCACCAGTACATACTCATCCCTTGTGGAATCGAGTACCTCCAGACCATCGTTTTTATTTTGGTCATTGCGTCACTGGTACAGTTTGTTGAGATGTTCCTCAAAAAGGTCATCCCGCCTCTGTATAAATCTCTGGGACTCTTTCTTCCGCTGATCACCACCAACTGCGCGGTGCTCGGTGTGGCGATCATGGTTCAGCGTAACGAATATTCTTTCTTCAAGTCCATGATGTATGGGCTGGCTTCCGGTATCGGATTCCTCATTGCGCTGGTTATCATCTCGTCCATTCGTGAACGTCTGGACATTGCTCCGGTTCCCCATGTTTTCAGGGGCGTACCCATCGCGCTGATCATGGCAGGGATCATGTCTCTGGCCTTTTTCGCCTTTCAGGGCATGGCTGCTTAACAGGTTAAGCAAGGAGAATATTTAGTTATGGTTACTTCTTCTATATTGGTCCTATTCCTGCTCGGTCTAACCGCCGCAGCCGTACTGGCTGCCGCATCCAAGGTGTTGCATGTGGAGGAGGACCCCCGCATTGCTGAAGTCGAAGGATGTTTCCCCGGCGCAAACTGCGGTGGCTGCGGATACCCCGGTTGTTCCGCTGCTGCCGGTGCTATTGTAAAGGGTGAAGCCGGTCCTGAGATCTGCGTAGCCGGCGGTCCTGAAATTGCCGAGAATATCGCATCCATAATGGGGCTTGAAGCTTCTTTCAAGGAACCCAAGGTTGCCAACAATATCTGCACCGGCGGTTCCCGCGCAAATTTGCTCTTCGAGTACGAAGGCGTTGAAGATTGCCGCGCTGAAGCTTTGCTTTACGGCGGTGAAAAATCATGCGGCCTCGGCTGTCTCGGGCTTGCTTCCTGCGTAAAGGTCTGCGGCTTTGATGCCATCCGCCTTAACGAAGAGGGCGTCCCTATTGTCGATATGAACGCTTGCGTTTCCTGCGGCAAATGCGCTGAAGTCTGCCCCACCGGAGCCATCCGCGTGAGCGGTATGACCATGGATCTGCTCCATCTGAATAAAATCGACGATTGTCTGGCTCCGTGCATGCAGAAATGCCCGGCTCAGATCGATGTTCGTACCTATATCAACCAGATGAAAAACGGTGATATGCGCGGCGCACTGCTGACCATGAAGGAACGCAACCCGCTTCCGCTTGCTGTTGGTCGTCTCTGCCCCGCACCCTGTGAAACAATCTGCCGTCGTAACATTGCTGACGATGGTGTGGCTATCCACACCCTGCATCGTTTCGTGGCTGACTGGGAAATGAATTCCGGTAACCGCGTAAACCTGAACTGCAACCCGCCCACCGGCCACAAAGTGGCTATCATCGGTGCCGGTCCCGCAGGTCTTTCCGCAGCATACTTTCTGCGTCGCATCGGTCACGAACCTGTGATCTTTGAAAAGCGCGAACAGACCGGTGGTATGATGAAGGGAATTATCCCCGAGTACCGTTTGCCTGCAAAGGTTGTTGACTGGGAAGTCCAGACCATCCTTGATCTCGGCGTTGAAGTTAAAAACGGCGTTGAATTCGGTAAGGATATTACCTTTGAGACTCTTGAGCGTGACGGCTTTGAAGCCGTGTTTATCGCGACCGGGGCGTGGAAAGTTCCCACCCTCGAACTTGAGAATGCTCAGGCTGAAGGGGTTATGGACGCAGTTACTTTCCTTGAGGAAGTGGGTAAGTCCATCACCGATCTCAAAGGCAAGAAAATTGTGGTTATCGGCGACACCAACACCGCCATGGACGTTGTGCGCAGTGCAGCACGTCTCCATTGTGATGTAACCGCTCTGGTGGGCTGCATCCAGCGCAAGATGTCTGCTAACAAAAACGAAGTTAAACGCGCTGCCGAACTGGGCAGTGAACTCCTTTACCTGACCAAGCCTTCCCGTTTTATTGCTGAGAACGGTAAGGTCAGCGGAGTTGAATATATTGAAGTTCAGTACAAAGACCCCAAAAAGGCCCTTGGCGACCCCCTGCCTGTTGAAGGCACTGAAGCTGTTATTGATGCCGATCTGGTCATCGTCGCTACCGACCGTGTGCCCGACATGACTCCGTTCAAGGATGCTGAAGGCGAAATTCCCTTTAAGCTTAACAAAAAGACCGGCGGTATTGATTGCGACAAGACCTCCATGCAGACCAGCATGCCCAACGTATTTGTTGGCGGCGAACTGCATACCGGTCGTTCCATCATTATTCAGGCCGTTGCTGACGGACGTATGGCTGCCCGCGGAATTCACCATTTTATCACTGAAGGTGAAATTCCTCTGCCTAAAAATCCCCAGCTGCGTGTTATTCCCGAATCCATTCTCAAGAATATGGACGTGACCTACACCATCCCGAGAATCAATGTTCCCGAGATCACCGTTGAAGAACGTAAGTCCACATTCAAGGAAGAAGTCAAAGGTTCTATTGTCTATGAAGCAGCCCGCAAGGAAGGCAGTCGTTGCCTGCGTTGCGGCCTGACCTGCTACGATGCCGAAGCCGGTGCGGAATACGCACAGGATTCCGACGTGCAGAAGTTCAGCGAGCAGGGCAAGGAGTAGGGAGTCAGCTCATGGAAAATGCGGTTAACCGTTCCTTCGCTAAATCATTCGGTTCAAAGGCGGCCTCCATTGCCCATCCGCTGGCTGCGGCAATGAAATTGGCGGATACCCTGCGAATCGGTGACAGAAGGCACAAGCAGAGTGAGACCCGGTTCCTCATGGGAACACAGGTTACTCTCGTAGCTTTGCATCTATCCAAAGATGCGGCCCAGCAGGCCGTGTCTCTGGCCTTTAGCGAGATAGAACGGCTTTCCGCAATTTTTGATCGTCATCATTCCGGCACTCCGGTTTTCCAGCTCAATAAAACCGGAAAGTTGTGCGATGTGCCACCAGAACTGCGTGAAGTAATGGAAAAGGCCCAAGAGTTTTATCACCGTTCCAACGGAACATTTGATTCTACTGTTCTGCCTGTTCTGGAAATGCTTCGTGATAACAGTGATTCTGAGGGCAGGTTGCTGCTGAGTCAAAGTGATCTTGATGATGCAATGGCTCTGGTCGGATCTGGTTCCGTAAATGTTTCTGACAATGGAATCAGCTTCAGCAAAAACTCCATGGCCGTTACTCTTGACGGGATCGGGCGCGGCTACATTGTAGATCGGGCCTCGGATATTCTGGCGGCAAACGGTGTGGACAACCACATGATTATCGCAGGCGGTGATATCCGTGCTCGAGGTGAACGTGCTATGGGACAGCCGTGGATCGTCGCCATTGAGAAGCCTTCCGGTAAAGGAGGATACTCGGCGGTGATTCAGCTTAGGGATTCAGCTGTGGCAACTTCCGGCGGCTGTGAATTCTACTTTGATGCCGATCATTCTCATGATCACGTTCTTAAACTTGAAACAGCGGTTTCATCACGTCAGGGCACCAGCCTTTCGGTTGTTGCTCCCACGGTGATGGAGGCGGATGCGCTTTCTACTTCGGCATTTGCCATGAACCAGAAAGGTGCGCTTCGTTTCATTAATGCGCAGAATAAAAGTGAATGTCTGATCTCCGGTTCATCCGGTGCTAAGATTGGTTCCCGCAATTGGGGAACTCTGGTCGGGATTTAAAATAATATAAAGTCGATTCCGGATGCAGGGAGCTTAAAACCTCCTAAATGAATGGTTTCCTGCACACTGTAAGGGACGGTAACTCTCACACCGTTCAGGGCAACAACTCAGTAATTCGGAATACGACAGCCTCATACATGGGATCACCTTGTCCCCATGAAAGCCGAACGGGCTGGAAGCTCACTCTTCCAGCCCGTTACTTACAGCCAACGTCTTACTTTCGAACAATACTCCTCATACTCCTCTCCGAAGATAGCAATCATACGGCCTTCCTCAAAGGGAATGTAGACCGTTGCCACAATCATTATGAATAGTAACAAGAATCCGATTCCGACATAGGTTGCGCCCACAAGGGTGGTGCCCAGCAAGGCTGCGACCATGCCTACATACATGGGATTACGGCTGATCCTGAACGGACCGCTGACAACCAGTTTATTGGGGTCTTTGAAAGTACTGATGTTTGCCCGCAATCTGTTGAATAGGATAGAACCTGAATAACAGAAAGCCATTCCCGCTACGATCAGGAACCAGCCGGCCCAAGTGAGATACTCCGGTCTGCTGATGGGAGTAAGATCAGCAATAGAGGCCATAGTGATCATAATGATGCTGAAGAAGAACAGCATGGGGGGTAATGGATAAAACTTCATTTTTGCCTCCTGTGGCATGTGTTTATCCAATAAATAAGTTCGGCTTTTATTTTTGTCAACCTTGTTGTCAAAACGACATTGATGTTGTCATAAAAAAAATTCTGTGCTAATGGTCTGGTTATGAAAAATGCAGACGGAGAAATGCTTCATGAGTTCTTCAAGTCTTTGTACGGGGCTTGGAAAGCGGTAGAGGGCGTGGAGGAATCCATCCACATGGAAAGCGGGCTGAGTAAGGCCCAGAAGATTAATCTTGCGCATCTTATTACATCAGGACCGATGACGGTCTCTGACTTAGCCTTTGCGCGCGGAGTTTCCCGGCAGTCAGTGCAGGTGGGGGCTACTGTCATGGTTGATCAGGGATATGTGCGGATGATTGATAACCCCCGGCACAAAAAGGCTAAGTTACTTGAAGTGACCGATTATGGCCGGGAATTGTATGAGTTGTCGGAAAAAGCTGAGAACGAAATCATCAAAAAAGCCTTTCCGGATTTTATTGCAGATGATGTGCTCACAGCAACGAGGTTACTGACCGATGTGCGGGAAACACTGGAAAAGTGGAATAAGGAGTAGGGACTGAAGCTGTTGTCGGCTTCTTTTAAATTTGAGAGATCAAGAAAAAAGTTCTGGTTTCTTATGGCTGAAACAATTTCAGCCTTCACTGACCCTGTTACGTCCATTTTCTTTTGATTTGTAAAGGGCTGCGTCGCAACGGACAAATATACTTATGAAATCATCGTCGTCCTTTATTTCAGTCACCCCGAAACTGGCGGTGCTGCCGCCTATTGTGTTGAATTGCGAATTTTCAATGTGGCTGCGTAGTTTTTCAGCAATTATGACACCTTCAGATACGGTTGTTTCCGGGCAGACAATAATAAATTCTTCACCTCCCCAACGTCCGATACGGTCCATGCTGCGGGTGCTGGATAAAAGAATCCCAGCAAAGCGGACAAGGACTTTATCTCCCACTGCATGCCCGTATGTATCATTGATTTCCTTGAAATTATCGATGTCTATCAAAATAAGCGAGAGCGGTCTTTTATAGCGTTTGAAACGGTCAAATTCGCGTTGCAGGACTTCATCCATTTTCCTACGGTTGTACAGCCCGGTCAGCATGTCGGTCTGCGACATTTTTTGGAGTTCCATTGTTCTTGCGGCTACCTGCCGCTTCAAGAAATATATATAAATGAAAACGAATCCGCCAACCATAATTACAAGGCCGGAGACTGCTGTAGGCATAAGCCATTCAGGGGTTATTGTCGTTGTCTGAATCCATTTCTGGGTAATGCGGTCAAATTCCTGCGGGGGGATTTTTGCCATTCCATGTTCAATAAATTCTAGAAGTTCTGTCTGACCTTTTGGAACTCCGACACTCAGTTTCTTTGTGTACAGGGTGTCTGCAACATAAAATTTGTCATATGCGTCCAGCCTATGCAGATGATACATGGCAGCAGGGTAATCCGTTGCAAAGGCCAGATGCTTTCCGCGAACAGCAGCTTCAATCCCTTCCCGGCTGTTAGGGTAGGGAACCAGAATTAATCCGGGATATAGTCGATTGAGAAAAGATTCAACGTAGCCTCCTTTTGTGACAGCTATGGAGATATTCCCCATATCTGACAGGCCCTTGATGTTCAGCTTGGTGGAAATAAAGAGTCTTGTGTTTAAAGGAAGACTCAGCGGGTGGGTGAAATCAAGATATTTGCTGCGTTGTGCTGATTCGAAGAGTCCTGCATGGGCCATGACCTTACGTTCTTGAATCAGTTTCAAAGTGTCTGCCCAGTCTGCGAGTATGAATTCAATTTTTACATTGTTCTGTCTTTCGAATTCACGCCAAAGGTCGACCAGTAAACCTCTGGGCTCACCGTTTTCCCCTGCAAAAGAGTACGGAGGCCATGAATTTGAGTTGGTGATAACCAGAGTTTCGGGAATGTCCTTTGCCTGAGCAGTTGGTATCGGCAGTACCGAAAGAAGAAATACAGCCAGAATATATATACTTGAACGCATTGATTCTCCAGAAGATATTGAAAATAGTGTTTTTATTAATGTAAACATTATTCTATGACAAGAGTATCAGGTGCAGAGAAAAAATCATAATAAGCTGCAATAATGTTTTCTTGATTTTTGCGGCTAAAGACGTATTGTTTAATAAAGTCAAACTGTTTTGAAAATACAGATGATCGGTATGTTGCCGTGTGAAACTAATTTTGTCTATCAGCGGGTGTTTGATGAGATATGTTTTTGTACTATTGATACTTCTCTCAACTTTCATATTATCGCCTTTTAACTCCTATGCGGATGAATTCAAGCCGGTGCTTGTTTATCAGGGCAAAGTTGAAGACAATTCATTCAGTGTCTCAATCCATAAAGGAGTTGAGAGGTTCAAGGTCAAGACCGGTGAGGAGTGCACGGAAATTGAAATAGGTATGACCCTCAAAGAGTACGTGGATACGATTACAAAGTTCGCTGATGAGGGGTACTCTCCGATTTTCCTTATGTACGGAAACCATTTTCCGGACATGGTTCCTTTTGTGCGTAAGTATCCTGCAACCCGCTTTATTGTCCTTGATACTGTCCGTGACGAGCCTAATGTTTATTCCTTTGTTCTGGCTGATCATGAAGGTTCTTTTCTTGCCGGGGCCCTGGCGGCAATGGTTTCCAAAAGCGGCAAAATAGGCTTTGTCTCGGTGGTGGATACTGACTTCCAGCGCGGTTTTTTATGCGGCTACACTCAGGGCGCAAAATATATTAAGCAGGATATTGAAGTTCTCAAAGGTTTTACCGGTAATTATGAGGGGGCATGGTTTGATGGAAACGCCACTTCCCGGTTGGCTAATGAGATGATGGATGAGGGTGCGGATGTGATTTACCAAGCTGCCGGGGGAGCCGGGCCCGCCGTACTGGAAGCCTGTGCTGCGCGGGGAAAGCTCGGCATAGGTGTGGATATCAACCAGAACGGTCTTTATCCGGGCAGTGTGCTCACCTCCATGGTCAAGCATACGGATAAGGCTATTTTCGCCGCTCTGATGCTTGCTAAACGAGGGATCTGGCGGGATAACTATAAACGCCTTGGTTT
It includes:
- the rsxE gene encoding electron transport complex subunit RsxE; the protein is MSRLVKEFAKGLWDELPPFRVLLGLCPVLAVTSSAENGLGMGMAVIFVLTMSNLIISSIRKIIPAKVRIACFIVVTASLVVTVELLMQAYAYPLYQKLGIFVPLIVVNCLILGRAEAFASKNGVILSIADALGMGIGFAASLTFLGALREILGAGTVFGVPVMWESFNPAGFMVMAPGAFVGLGVILAGMNAFNRYQSRKKGETPPDVMNSSCASCGACGGIENLKDK
- a CDS encoding electron transport complex protein RnfA — its product is MEYFLLFISAIFINNIVLVQYLGACPFMGTSKSTDVAMGMGGAVIFVTLMATAITWPLHQYILIPCGIEYLQTIVFILVIASLVQFVEMFLKKVIPPLYKSLGLFLPLITTNCAVLGVAIMVQRNEYSFFKSMMYGLASGIGFLIALVIISSIRERLDIAPVPHVFRGVPIALIMAGIMSLAFFAFQGMAA
- a CDS encoding RnfABCDGE type electron transport complex subunit B, whose translation is MVTSSILVLFLLGLTAAAVLAAASKVLHVEEDPRIAEVEGCFPGANCGGCGYPGCSAAAGAIVKGEAGPEICVAGGPEIAENIASIMGLEASFKEPKVANNICTGGSRANLLFEYEGVEDCRAEALLYGGEKSCGLGCLGLASCVKVCGFDAIRLNEEGVPIVDMNACVSCGKCAEVCPTGAIRVSGMTMDLLHLNKIDDCLAPCMQKCPAQIDVRTYINQMKNGDMRGALLTMKERNPLPLAVGRLCPAPCETICRRNIADDGVAIHTLHRFVADWEMNSGNRVNLNCNPPTGHKVAIIGAGPAGLSAAYFLRRIGHEPVIFEKREQTGGMMKGIIPEYRLPAKVVDWEVQTILDLGVEVKNGVEFGKDITFETLERDGFEAVFIATGAWKVPTLELENAQAEGVMDAVTFLEEVGKSITDLKGKKIVVIGDTNTAMDVVRSAARLHCDVTALVGCIQRKMSANKNEVKRAAELGSELLYLTKPSRFIAENGKVSGVEYIEVQYKDPKKALGDPLPVEGTEAVIDADLVIVATDRVPDMTPFKDAEGEIPFKLNKKTGGIDCDKTSMQTSMPNVFVGGELHTGRSIIIQAVADGRMAARGIHHFITEGEIPLPKNPQLRVIPESILKNMDVTYTIPRINVPEITVEERKSTFKEEVKGSIVYEAARKEGSRCLRCGLTCYDAEAGAEYAQDSDVQKFSEQGKE
- a CDS encoding FAD:protein FMN transferase; the encoded protein is MENAVNRSFAKSFGSKAASIAHPLAAAMKLADTLRIGDRRHKQSETRFLMGTQVTLVALHLSKDAAQQAVSLAFSEIERLSAIFDRHHSGTPVFQLNKTGKLCDVPPELREVMEKAQEFYHRSNGTFDSTVLPVLEMLRDNSDSEGRLLLSQSDLDDAMALVGSGSVNVSDNGISFSKNSMAVTLDGIGRGYIVDRASDILAANGVDNHMIIAGGDIRARGERAMGQPWIVAIEKPSGKGGYSAVIQLRDSAVATSGGCEFYFDADHSHDHVLKLETAVSSRQGTSLSVVAPTVMEADALSTSAFAMNQKGALRFINAQNKSECLISGSSGAKIGSRNWGTLVGI
- a CDS encoding isoprenylcysteine carboxylmethyltransferase family protein codes for the protein MKFYPLPPMLFFFSIIMITMASIADLTPISRPEYLTWAGWFLIVAGMAFCYSGSILFNRLRANISTFKDPNKLVVSGPFRISRNPMYVGMVAALLGTTLVGATYVGIGFLLLFIMIVATVYIPFEEGRMIAIFGEEYEEYCSKVRRWL
- a CDS encoding MarR family winged helix-turn-helix transcriptional regulator, giving the protein MKNADGEMLHEFFKSLYGAWKAVEGVEESIHMESGLSKAQKINLAHLITSGPMTVSDLAFARGVSRQSVQVGATVMVDQGYVRMIDNPRHKKAKLLEVTDYGRELYELSEKAENEIIKKAFPDFIADDVLTATRLLTDVRETLEKWNKE
- a CDS encoding diguanylate cyclase — protein: MRSSIYILAVFLLSVLPIPTAQAKDIPETLVITNSNSWPPYSFAGENGEPRGLLVDLWREFERQNNVKIEFILADWADTLKLIQERKVMAHAGLFESAQRSKYLDFTHPLSLPLNTRLFISTKLNIKGLSDMGNISIAVTKGGYVESFLNRLYPGLILVPYPNSREGIEAAVRGKHLAFATDYPAAMYHLHRLDAYDKFYVADTLYTKKLSVGVPKGQTELLEFIEHGMAKIPPQEFDRITQKWIQTTTITPEWLMPTAVSGLVIMVGGFVFIYIYFLKRQVAARTMELQKMSQTDMLTGLYNRRKMDEVLQREFDRFKRYKRPLSLILIDIDNFKEINDTYGHAVGDKVLVRFAGILLSSTRSMDRIGRWGGEEFIIVCPETTVSEGVIIAEKLRSHIENSQFNTIGGSTASFGVTEIKDDDDFISIFVRCDAALYKSKENGRNRVSEG
- a CDS encoding BMP family ABC transporter substrate-binding protein translates to MRYVFVLLILLSTFILSPFNSYADEFKPVLVYQGKVEDNSFSVSIHKGVERFKVKTGEECTEIEIGMTLKEYVDTITKFADEGYSPIFLMYGNHFPDMVPFVRKYPATRFIVLDTVRDEPNVYSFVLADHEGSFLAGALAAMVSKSGKIGFVSVVDTDFQRGFLCGYTQGAKYIKQDIEVLKGFTGNYEGAWFDGNATSRLANEMMDEGADVIYQAAGGAGPAVLEACAARGKLGIGVDINQNGLYPGSVLTSMVKHTDKAIFAALMLAKRGIWRDNYKRLGLAQEAVGLAFDKHNEILVTPEMRSRIENLRKKIVLGEIVVDEYTENPTCPSYDK